The following coding sequences are from one Nymphalis io chromosome 17, ilAglIoxx1.1, whole genome shotgun sequence window:
- the LOC126774934 gene encoding esterase E4-like, producing the protein MATSKTSLLIILVIYFANNVIGNVIVDTKSGKIRGKEMQSIIPDKKYYSFLSIPYAQPPIGDLRFKAPVSHPGWDDVLEARKEKKHCTQYNLPIRNIKTYGFCGTEDCLHLSIHTPSLPDSNSSKLPVIVFLYNEHFKVSYNATKEYGPDFFMNEDVILVTINHRLGALGFVSFEDELLPGNNGIRDVILALRWIKDNISHFAGDPLKVTLMGNGGGAAIVDILLHSPKAKGLFSAAIIHGESSFNPLYFDDNPKKRAISLTETLEDKATTSASFIERLAEVPASKIADSEFYVIHTDEARAIQRGVMPFGPIAEIEHDDAIITKTPEKNPIELPVPVMIGFNSRQSIEINSRYLHGPQYLTFADRDFLILFPKRVSYHFQIHDNVYHQAVQEIKDFYFDEGYIKISKPGEYLTYTGDIMNFYHIDYTVRTYTNTSSTPIYYYMFDYSGELNFRKKTILEDTTNFDGTWGASTGDDLCYLFVCNKWRKQYRILLESEDSEEIKVLKNMVKMFTDFAKTGNPTPPGSDFTWKPATKENRDCLVISEELKMVSKLYEDKIKFWDEFVEKYEKMAIDGVVKDVKDEL; encoded by the exons atggcTACCTCTAAAACtagtttacttataatattagtaatttattttgcaaataatgTTATTGGAAATGTGATAGTAGATACAAAATCTGGTAAAATACGAGGTAAAGAAATGCAGTCAATAATTCctgataagaaatattattcttttttgagTATACCTTATGCTCAACCGCCAATTGGTGACCTCCGCTTTAAG GCACCTGTCTCTCATCCAGGTTGGGATGATGTTTTAGAAgcgagaaaagaaaaaaaacattgcacTCAGTATAATTTacctattagaaatattaaaacatatggaTTTTGTGGAACAGAGGATTGCTTACATTTAAGTATTCATACACCAAGCCTACCCGATAGCAACAGTTCAAAACTTCCTGTTattgtttttctatataatGAACATTTCAAAGTTTCTTATAATGCAACAAAGGAATATGGTCctgatttttttatgaacgAAGACGTTATTTTGGTAACTATAAATCATAGATTGGGCGCATTAGGATTTGTGTCATTTGAAGATGAACTACTTCCAGGTAACAACGGTATAAGGGATGTTATATTGGCTTTAAGGtggataaaagataatattagcCATTTTGCTGGAGATCCTCTAAAAGTAACTCTTATGGGTAATGGTGGTGGTGCAGCAATAGTAGATATATTATTACACTCACCTAAAGCTAAAGGTTTATTCAGTGCGGCAATTATACACGGTGAATCGTCGTTTAATCCACTATATTTCGATGATAACCCTAAAAAACGCGCAATATCTTTAACGGAAACGCTCGAGGATAAAGCGACGACAAGCGCATCTTTCATTGAACGTCTAGCAGAAGTACCAGCCTCTAAAATTGCAGATTCTGAATTTTATGTAATTCATACTGACGAAGCTAGAGCCATTCAGAGAGGTGTAATGCCATTTGGTCCTATTGCTGAAATCGAGCATGATGATGCTATAATTACTAAGACCCCAGAAAAAAATCCTATAGAATTACCTGTACCTGTAATGATTGGATTTAACTCCAGACAATCAATAGAAATAAACTCACGTTATCTTCATGGCCCTCAATATCTAACATTCGCTGACAGAGATTTCCTTATTTTGTTCCCAAAGAGGGTCAGTTATCATTTTCAGATTCATGATAATGTGTACCATCAGGCTGTACAAGAAatcaaagatttttattttgatgaaggatatataaaaattagtaagccaggagaatatttaacttatacaGGAGACATCATGAATTTCTATCATATCGATTATACTGTGCGAACTTATACAAATACATCTAGTACGCCCATTTACTACTACATGTTTGACTACAGTGGCGAACTGAACTTTAGAAAGAAAACCATTTTGGAAGATACGACAAACTTTGATGGTACGTGGGGAGCATCAACAGGCGACGACCTatgctatttatttgtatgcaaTAAATGGAGAAAACAGTATAGGATATTATTGGAAAGCGAAGATTCAGAAGAAATAAAAGTGTTAAAAAATATGGTTAAAATGTTCACCGATTTTGCTAAGACTGG cAATCCAACACCTCCCGGAAGTGACTTCACTTGGAAACCAGCTACGAAGGAGAACCGGGACTGTTTGGTCATTTCCGAGGAATTAAAAATGGTTTCAAAATTATACgaggataaaattaaattctggGATGAATTTGTGgaaaaatacgaaaaaatggcaatagatggcgttgttaAAGATGttaaagatgaattataa